The following DNA comes from Desulfitibacter alkalitolerans DSM 16504.
CAAAGCATAGATAACCATTCTAAGTTCAGAAAACTGACGCAGAGCCTCAGTCATGGTTGTTAACAGTATTGCCGCGGCAATAGAACCAGTAATACTTCCCAAACCACCTAAAACTACCATTAATAATACTTCAACGGAAAACATAAAGGTAAAGGATTGCGGGTGCAGCAAGCGTATTAAGTGAGCAAAAACACCTCCAGCTACTCCAGCAAAGAAAGCACCAAAAGTAAATGCCATCACCTTGTATTTTGTTGTATTTATCCCCATGGTTTCTGCAGCAATCTCATCTTCCCTAATGGAAAGACACGCCCGCCCGTGAGAAGTATGCATAAAATTAACAATAAATAATACAGTAACAATAGCTACTAAATAGGCCCATAAAAAATTAGTATATCCAGGTATACCCCACATACCTGAAGCAGCGCCAACATATTTCCAATTCAAGAATAAGACCCGGATAATTTCTCCAAAGCCCAGGGTAGCAATCGCCAAGTAGTCTCCTCTTAAACGAAGAGTTGGCAGCCCAA
Coding sequences within:
- a CDS encoding branched-chain amino acid ABC transporter permease is translated as MKKLLVITGFVVFGVIIQVLIWNGVVNNYYAQVLTLMSIFIILATSLNLINGITGQFSLGHAGFAAVGAYFSAIITTRLNLGLPDFLTFFLALLVGGLVAAMVGFLIGLPTLRLRGDYLAIATLGFGEIIRVLFLNWKYVGAASGMWGIPGYTNFLWAYLVAIVTVLFIVNFMHTSHGRACLSIREDEIAAETMGINTTKYKVMAFTFGAFFAGVAGGVFAHLIRLLHPQSFTFMFSVEVLLMVVLGGLGSITGSIAAAILLTTMTEALRQFSELRMVIYALMLIGIMIFRPQGLLGTKELSTESFVKLWNWIKKLLGRSEKVGEQVDNTKDS